The sequence TCGACCGGTGTGCGCGCAGGTAGTCGCCACGCAATACCAGCTCGCCTGCCGGTGCGTTTTCCCGCATGCGCTTGCAGGCCGGGCATTCGAGCTGCCGCCGGTCGAGCGGGGTCGCGTACCAGGTCCAGCGGCCCTCGTCGCAGACGGCGCCGCAGCCTTCGCAGATCCGGTCGCCCTTCGGCCGCTTCGGATCGCGATAGCTGTCCTTCGTATGCGGTTGCATGCGCTTGTCGCGGCGCAGGAAATTTCGGCCGGGGACGGAATTAGAACGGTTCATCGCTGCTTCTCCCTGATAGTGGACCGTGTAGGCACGCCGGTCAGGCAACGGTCAGCCGGTCGACGACCTCGCGAACACCCCTGACCGACCCCGCCGCGCCGCACGCGGCACGCCTTTCCGCCAGCGATGCGACCGTGCCCGTCAACGTGACAATGCCGTCGGTTGCCTCGATCGAAATCCCCGCGGATTCGCGCTGCGCGCGACGGGCGAGCGCTTCGGCAATCCGGGTTCCGACGTCCGGCACCGTATGGTCGGTACGCACCTGGATGCGATTCGCCACGCCGACGACGCCGATCATCCGGCTCACCATCGCTTCCGCCGCACGGCTCTGGAACGCATGATCGACTTCGCCGTCGAGCGTCACACAGCCGTGATCGACCTCGACGCGAATCTTGTGATCGCGTAACGCCTCCTGCCAGCCGAGCGCGAACGTGATCGCGATCGCCAACTCCTGGTCCGCGCAGGCATTCTCCGGCGGGGCAACGTTCAGCTCAAGCACTAGCGCCCGCGCGTCCGCGACATGCAGTGTCGTCTTCTGCGCCTCGAGTTTCTGGGCCCAGCTGTCGACCGTGCCGCGCAACGTGACGATCCGGTCGCGTACGTCGACGTCGATCCGGCGCGCATCGATCGCCGGATTCCAGAACAGCGCTTGCTCGACATCCTGCTTGAGTGCTGCATCGGACTTCATGTCGGTCTCCCGTCGGCCCGTGTCGATCGCAAGGTTTGCGACCGCATGCGTGCCGCACCGGATTCAGCATCACGCACGGCGACGCCGGCGGCTTGACGAGGATCAATCAACACCGGGCTTGCCGCCGCGGTCGTCGGGCGTGCGACGGCCGAATTTGTCCGTTGATACAGATCAACCGTGCGGCAGAGCGCCACGCGATCATGACGCCAGACGCTGCGAAAGCCGTGGCAACACGAACGCTTCCCGGGAGCCCGTCATGATCCGAAAGCAATACCGAATCGTTCTTGCGACGCTAAGCGTGTTCATCGCGCTTGCCTCGCTGTTCGGCATCGTGCACGGGATGCTGTCCGATGAGCGGGTTTTCAGGTACTCGATCGTCACGCTGATCTCGAGCATCCTCGCGTTCGTCGCGTTGCTGAACCCCACTCCGGGCGACCGTCCGTGACACGCCCGGCCCCGTTGCAGTCGACATCATGAACGGCATCCTCAAGCTTGCGTTCAAGCTGCTCGTCAACGACAGCGCGAAGTTCACCGCGCTGACCGTCGGCATCACGTTCTCGGTGCTGCTAATGATCGAGATGACCTCGCTGTTCGCCGGGATCCTGAACAAATCGTCGGCGTCCGTCATCAATATCGGCGCGAAGGTCTGGGTGATGGACCCGGCCGTGAAGACGATCGCGAACAGCATCGGCATGCCCGACTACGTGCTCGATGCCGTGCGCAGCATCGATGGCGTCAAGTACGCGGTGCCGCTCTATTCGGGCGCCGCACTCGTCAAGCTGCGCTCCGGCACCTACCAGGCGGTGACGGTCGTCGGCCTCGACGACGCCAGCCTGCTCGGCCGCCCGACGATGCTGCAGGGTCGGATCGAGGACATCTACGCGGAAAACGGGTTCATTGCGATCGACGACACCGAGTTTCGCAAGCTCGAGCATCCGTCCGTCGGCACCGATTTCGAGCTGAACGATCATCGCGGCGTCATCGTCGGCATCGCGAAGGTTGCCGCGAGCGGGCTGTTCGGCACGCCGACGCTCTACACCACGTACGCGCGCGCGATCCGCTACATTCCGTCGCCGCGCTTCACGACCTCATACATCCTCGTCGAGCCAAAGTCGGATGCGGACATCGCGCACATCAAGGCCGTCGTGAAGTCGCTCGGGTATCTCGCGTATACGCGCGACGAATTCATCGCGCAGATCGCGCGCTTCTACAAGTACGAGACGGGGCTCGGCACCAACATCATGCTGATGACGATCATCAGCTTCATCATCGGACTGTCGATTTCCGGTCAGACGTTCTACGCCTTCATCCTCGAAAACCTCGACAAGTTCGGCGCGCTGAAGGCGATCGGCGCGAAAAGCCGCGAACTCGTCACGATGATTCTTTTCCAGGCGACGTTCACCGCGCTGACGGGATACGGAATCGGCGTCGGCCTGTGCGTGCTGATGATCAGTCTCGCGAAGCTGCAGATTCCCGATTACGCGGCGCTCATCACGTTCGGCAACCTGTCGCTCGCGTTCGGGATGGTGGTCGTGATCGCGACGCTATCGAGCTATCTCGGAGTGAGACGCGTGCTGCGCATCGAACCGTTCGACATCTTCCGGGGCTGACGATGTCGAACATCGCGATCGATGCACGCGGCGTCAGCAAATGGTTCGGCGACGGCGAAGCGCGCACGCAGGCCCTGTGCGACGTGTCGATGCAAGCCAGCTTCGGCGAGATGCTGCTGATCGTCGGACCGTCCGGCAGCGGCAAGACGACGCTGCTCAGCGTGATCTCGGGGATCCTGCGGCCGGAATCCGGCTCGGTGTCGATTGACGGCGTCGATCTATGGGCGCAGCCGAACGACGCGATCGCCGATTTCCGGCTGAACCGGATCGGCTTCGTGTTTCAGGACTACCACCTGTTCCCGAGGCTCACGACCGCGGAGAACGTTGCAATCCCGCTGATCCTGAAACGCCGGCCATGGGACGAAGCCGTGAAAGAGGCGCTCGACTATCTCGACGTCGTCGGCCTCCGGAATCGTGCGCACCTGCCGCCCGTCAAGCTGTCCGGCGGCGAACAGCAACGCGTGGCGATCGCGCGCGCGATCGTCAGCAAGCCCGATCTGCTGATCCTCGACGAACCGACCGCGTCGCTCGATGGCGACACGGGGCGAATGATCATCGACTTCGTCAAGCACAAGGTGCTGAGCGACACGCGCTGCATCGTGATCGTCACGCACGACGCGCGGATCTTCGAGTACGCGGATCGCATCCTGCGGATGGAAGACGGCAAGCTGAACGGCATCGACCGCAGAGGTGCGCGATGAAACACAGGCTCGTGTTCGCGGCGGCCCTGCTCGGCTTCCTGGCGAGTCTCGTCGCCGCGTGGGTTTACAGCCGTCAGGAGCCACCGCAGCCGCCGGTGTTCAAGCCGGCCGCCAATCCGTACGTGCGCGGCGTCTATGCGAACGGCATCGTCGAAAGCGAGCAGCCGGCCGGCGCCAACGTGAACGTCTATCCGGACGTATCGGGCGCGGTGACGCGCATCCTCGTGCACGACGGCGATCCGGTGAAGGCCGGCGACCCGCTGCTGACGATCGACGACTCGGTGCAACGCGCAACGGCCGCCCAGCTCGCGGCACAGGCCGACGCGGCAGCCGCCCTGCTCGACGAGCTGAAGGCGCAGCCGCGCCGGGAGGTGCTGGACGTGGCCGGCGCGCAGACGACGGCCGCCCAGGCAAGCCTGAAGCTGGCACAGGATCAGTACGACAAGCAGCGGCGCGCGTACGACATCGACCCGAAGGCCGTCAGCCGCGATGCGCTCGACACGGCCGCGAACGCCGTGCGCGTCGCGGCGGCCAACCTGGATGTAACAACGCGGCAGTATCGTCTGACGAAAGCCGGCGCGTGGCGCTACGACGTGCGCAACCAGGAGGCGCAAGCCATCGCGTTGCGGCGCGCGGCCGACGCGGCTGCCGCACTGCTCGCCCGCTACACGCTGCACGCGCCGGCGGACGGCACCGTACTGGCAATGAACGCGGCCGTCGGGTCGTACCTGACTTCGCAGGGACTCTACGACACCTATACCCAGGGTAACGCACCCGTCGCGGTGCTCGGCACGCCGGTCGACCGCCTGCAGGTGCGCTGCTACATCGACGAAATCCTGATCCACCAGCTGCCCGATCTGCATGCGTTGAAAGCGCATATGTTCGTGCGCGGCACGTCGGTCGAGGCCGACCTTCAGTTCGTCCGCGTGCAGCCGTACGTCACGCCGAAGATCGAACTGTCCGACCAGCGCACCGAACGCGTCGACGTGCGCGTGCTGCCGGTGATTTTCCGTATCGTGCCGAACAGGAATGTGCGGCTGTTCCCCGGGCAGATCGTCGATGTCTACGTTGCAGGCAAATAACCTGGCCCGTCGCGGGCATGCGCTGGGCCATGCAACGGGCGCGCTGGCGATCGCCACGCTGCTCGCCGGGTGCATGGTCGGGCCCGACTTCGTCTGTCCGCCCGCGCCGCGCGTCGCGCGCTTCGTGCCGACCGACGAACCGGGCATGGCATCCGGCGCGTGGACCGTTGGCGATCACACGCAGGCCTTGTCGGCCGGTACGACACTGACACGCGACTGGTGGACGCGCTTCGGCAGCCGCGACATCGACTCGACCGTCGGCGACGCACTGACCGGCAGTCCGACGCTCGATCTCGCCGAGGCGACGCTGCGGCGCAGCGAACACGCGCTGCGGGCCGGCCAGGGGATCTTCTTTCCGCAGGCGGATGCACAGGCCGGCGCGGCACGTCAACGCTATGCGCCGCTGCGCACCGGCCAGGCCCTGCCGGCGTCGATCTTCAACCTGTTCACGCTGTCGGCAACGGTCAGCTACACGCTCGACCTGTGGGGCGGCGAACGGCGTCAGGTCGAAGCGCTGGCGGCCGACGTCGACGCGCAGCGCCAGGCGTTGGCGGGCGCTTACCTGATGTTGACCGCCAACGTCGTCAATACGATGATCGCGCGCGCGGCCTATCGCGACGAGGCCGCCGCAACGCGCGAAATGGTCGGCCTGCTCGACGAGCAGATTCGCCTGACGCACGCGCAGGTGACGGCCGGCGCGGCGGCCTACGTCGCGGTGCTGACGCTGGAATCGCAGCGGGCATCGCTCGAGGCGACGCTGCCGGCGCTCGACCAGAAGCGCACGCAGGCCGACGATCTACTCGCGCTGCTGACCGGCCGCTACCCGGTCGACTGGCGCACGCCCGACCTGTCGCTCAACAGGATCGAATTGCCCGCCAGCCTGCCGGATACGGCGCCGTCGTCGCTGGTGCGCCGCCGGCCCGACATCCTGCAAGCGGAAGCGCAGTTGCACGTGGCCAGCGCACAGGTCGGCGTCGCGACGGCCGCGCTCTATCCGAACGTCACGCTGTCCGCGTCGGGCGGGTTCGACAGTATCGTCGCCGGCAAGCTGTTCGCGCCGGCCGGCCGCGCGTGGAGTGTCGGCGCCGGACTCACCGCGCCGCTCTTTCACGGCGGCACGCTATGGCACCAGCGGCGCGCGGCGCAGGACGCGTATGACGAAGCCGACGCATCCTATCGGCAGGTCGTCCTGTCGGCGCTCTCGCAGGTGGCCGACACGTTGCGTGCGCTCGCGAACGATGCGACGGCGCTCGACGCGCAGGCACGCGCGATGGCGGCGGCCCGCGATGCACTGAAGCTCACGCAGGCCGGCTATGACGCGGGGATCGCCGGCTACGTCCAATTGCTCGTCGCCGACGTGCAATATCATCAGGCGCGTATTGCCTGGCTGCAGGCGGTCGCGCAGCGGCTGCAGGACACGGTCGCGTTCTATGTTGCGCTCGGCGGCGGCTGGGGCGACGCGGGCTGAAACGTCGTGGCGCGGGCGTTCAGCCCGATTGCGTCACGATGTCGGGCCGCTGCCAAGGCGGCAGCTCCGCCCAGCCGAGCGGGCCGTAGACGGTGCCGCCGGCGGCCTCGATCGTCTCGACGAATGCGCCGAGCGTCGCCCCGGCCGGAACGGCCAGCGTCATCGCATCGACGAAATCCTCGCTGCGCAGCCACGGCGCCGCGCCGCGGTTGATCTGCTCGACGCTCCACGCATGCCCATGTCGCCCGGCCTCGGGCGGCAACAGACGCGGCGCGTCGAACGCAACCCGCAGCAGTTGGGCGCGCGAATCGCTGTACGGCGGCTTCGCAACGTCCTGGTAGGGCACGTCCGCCCAGCTCTCGCCGCATTGCAGATCGAGCGGCAAGCACGTAAACCACGCCCATGGCGTGCGGACGAAGCACAGTCGGTAGCAGGTCCGGGCACCGTCCAGATTGGCAATCAACGTCATGATGTGTTCGTCCCGAAAGCGTCGTGATGCCGCCGCGCATGACGCGCATGGCATGCGCGGATAGCGGGGTCAAGACACTGCATCCGCGCACAGGGCCACTATCGTGCTGCCGCCCAGCCCAGGGGTTGATTGACGTCAAACCTCCAGAACGGCACCCTGCTTGCGAACCTCGCCCGACCGGAAAAGGGATGCGGCAATCCCTGATTTCCATCAACCATCGTACGCGCGTTCGCGATGTAATCGACTCACTGCTCCCTCGACTCCCAGTGAGACGATCCATGAAACTGACATTTCTCGGTGCGACCGAAACCGTGACCGGCTCGAAGTATCTGGTCGAGCATGGCAACCGGCGCGTTCTGGTCGATTGCGGCCTGTTCCAGGGCACGAAAAATCTGCGGCTGCGCAACTGGGCCCCGTTGCCGCTTGCACCCGACACGCTGGACGCGGTCGTTCTCACCCACGCGCATATCGACCATACCGGCTATCTTCCAGTACTGGTGCGCGAAGGGTATCGCGGGCCGGTGTACTGCACGGCGGCGACGGCCGAACTCTGCGACATCATGTTGCGCGACAGCGCGCGGCTGCAGGAGGAAGAAGCCGACTTCGCGAACCGGCACGGTTACTCGAAGCATCATCCGGCGCAACCGCTCTACACGGTGGACGACGCGCAGCGCGCGCTGCGCCTGCTGACGCCCGTCGCGTTCGACGAGTGCACCTCGCTGGGCGGCGGCCTGTCGTTCCGTCTGCTGCCGGCCGGGCATATTCTCGGCGCGGCGAGCGTCGTGATGCACTGGAATCACAAGGTGCTCGCGTTCTCGGGCGATCTCGGCCGGTATCACGACCCGATCATGCACCCGCCGCTGCCGCCCGCTCATGCGGACTACCTGGTCGTCGAATCGACGTACGGCGACCGCTTGCATCCGGTCTCGGATCCCGAGAGCGAGCTGGCCTCGGTGTTCGAAAAGACCTTCGCGCGGGGCGGAGTCGTCGTGATGCCCTGCTTTACCGTCGGCCGCGCGCAGGAAATTCTGCACTACATCGCACGCCTGAAAGCGTCCGGCCGCATGGCGCGCGTCCCAGTGTTTCTCGACAGCCCGATGGCGACGGACGTGACCGAGATCTATCGCCACCATATCCTCGAACACCGCCTGACCCTTTCCGAGGCGAACGCGCTCGGCCACGCGGCAACGATGATCCGATCGGTCGACCAGTCAAAGGCGATTGCCGAACACCAAGGGCCGATGGTCATCATCGCCGGAAGCGGCATGGCGACGGGCGGACGCGTGCTGCATCACCTGAGCCGCTACGCGCCCGATGCGCGCAACACGATCGCCCTGGTCGGCTACCAGGCCGCCGGCACGCGCGGCGCGGCGCTGGCCGCACACGAGCCGACGCTGAAGATTCACGGCGAGTACGTCCGCGTGCGCGCACAGATCGAGTCGATCACGACACTCTCCGCGCATGCCGACTACGAAGAGATTCTCAAGTGGCTCGGCACGATGCAGCGCGCCCCCGTGCGGACCTTCATCACGCACGGCGAACCGGCCGCGGCCGATGCATTGCGGCGGCGCATCTCGGAGAGGCTGCATTGGCCGTGCGAAGTGCCGACCTACGCACAGCGCGTCGATCTCGACGAGGTCGAGTCCGGCGACATGCATGAGCCGGTCGCGCTTTCATCCTGACGGCCGCGCCAGTGGACGCAGGCCGGGCGCGGCGAGAACCGAACATCGTATGTCGGCTCCCGCCACCCGGTAATCAGCCCACTTCGATGATGACTTTCAGCGCATGAGTTTCCGCCGCGCGGCCGAACGTGTCGTACGCACGCTCGACATCGTCGAGCGAGAACCGGTGCGTGATCAGGCGCTTCGGATCGAGGCGCCCGGCGCGTATGGTCTTCAGCAGCATCGACGTGCTGACCGTGTCGACGAGCCGCGTCGTGATCGAGATGTTGCGATCCCACAGCTTCTCGAGGTGCAGGTCCGCCTTGACGCCATGCACGCCGACGTTCGCGACAACGCCGCCCGGCGCCACGAGCGAAGTGCACATCTCGAACGTCGCCGGAATGCCGACCGCCTCGATCGCGCAATCGACGCCGACGCCGTCGGTCAGCTTCATGACTTCCGCAACCGGGTCGCCAGTTAGGCCGTCGAAGCATTCGGTTGCGCCGAAGCGGCGCGCGATGTCGAGCCGGTTGCTGTCCGGGTCGATCATGATGACCTGCGCCGGCGAGTAGAACTGCGCGGTCAGCAATGCCGCCAGCCCGATCGGGCCGGCGCCGACGATCGCGACCGTGCAGCCCGGCTGTACCTTGCCGTTCAGCACGCCGCATTCGAACCCGGTCGGCAGGATGTCCGACAGCATCACGAGCGCGTCCTCGTCCGCCCCTGCCGGAAGCGGGTACAGGCTCGTCTGCGCGTGCGGGATGCGCACGTACTCGGCCTGCGTCCCGTCGATCCGGTGTCCGAGGATCCAGCCGCCGGTCGTACAGTGCGAATACAGTCCCCGGCGGCAGTATTCGCAGCGGCCGCACGACGTGATGCATGAAATCAGCACGTGATCGCCCGGCTTCAGCGAGTCGACCGCGGCGCCGACCTGCTCGACGACCCCGACCCCTTCATGACCGAGAATGCGGCCGGGTTCGCACGTCGGTACGTCACCCTTGAGAATGTGCAGGTCTGTACCGCAAATCGTCGTGCGCGTCACGCGAACGATCGCGTCAGTGGGCGACTGCAGTTCCGGCATGGGCCGCCGTTCGAGCGCCTTGCGCCCCGGCCCGTGGTAGACGAGTGCTTTCATCGCTATTCCTCCGTCGAAAGGGTTACCCGTTCATTCATCACAACTGGCGCATGCCGACCGTCCCTGCTTCGCCTTCGCAGGCAGGCGGGGCCGATGCGCGCCGAACCTGCGCCAGCAGCACCGCCAGCGCACAGGAAGCGACCCTGACGGCGACGCTGTCGGCGCGGCTCGTCAGCACGATCGGTACGCGCGCGCCCACGACGATGCCCGCGTTGGCGGCACCACCCAGGTATTCGAGCTGCTTCGCGAGCATGTTGCCCGCTTCGATATCGGGAACGACCAGGATGTCGGCGCGGCCGGCAACCGCCGAATCAATCCCCTTGTCGAGTGCCGCCCGCTGCGATATCGCGTTGTCGAATGCGAGCGGGCCGTCGACGATTGCCCCCGCGATCTGGCCGCGTTCAGCCATCTTCGCCAGTGCCGCGGCATCGAGCGTCGAGCGCATCGCCGGATTGACGGTTTCGACCGCGCACAGTACGGCCACCCGCGGGCAGGCAACGCCCAGCGCATGCGCGACGTCGACGGCGTTCTGCGTAATGGCCGCCTTCTGCGCGAGGTCCGGCGCGATGTTCACCGCCGCGTCGGTCAGGATGAACGGCCGCGGATACGCCCGCGTCTCGATCAGGAAACAGTGGGACATGCGCTTGTCCGTGCGCAGACCTGATTCCGCCGCGACGACCGCACCCATCAGCTCGTCCGTATGCAGGCTGCCTTTCATCAGCGCGCCGGCGTGGCCGGCTGCCGCGAGTTCGACCGCGCGGGCCGCTGCCGCATGGCTATGCGGCACATCTTCGATCATCCATCGGGCAAGATCGACGCCCGCCTCGTCCGCCATGCGCAATACCTTCTCGCGCGGCGCGACGATCAGCGGCTCGATCAATCCACCCAATGGTGAAGCGCTTAACGCGGCAAGCGCACCGAGACTGGTTACATCGCACGGATGCACGACGGCGATCACGAGCGGCGACGCGTTGCATGCACGCGCGATCAGCGACGGCAGCTCGCCGTCCGCGCGCGGCGACAGTCCGGGCAGGCACGCGCCGTCGGACGTATCCGGAGGCATGTTCCCGTTCATGTCTCGAGCACGTAGGCGCCAGGGGCCGCGGCGAGTCCGGCGTCCGGCGTGCGCGCCTGCACC comes from Burkholderia pyrrocinia and encodes:
- a CDS encoding BCAM0308 family protein, with the protein product MNRSNSVPGRNFLRRDKRMQPHTKDSYRDPKRPKGDRICEGCGAVCDEGRWTWYATPLDRRQLECPACKRMRENAPAGELVLRGDYLRAHRSMILDLLERQADLETSEHALERIMEIEKSRDALIVRTTGVHMVRRLGEALLHAHHGDLALNYRDSENVLRAEWKRDAA
- a CDS encoding BON domain-containing protein, with the translated sequence MKSDAALKQDVEQALFWNPAIDARRIDVDVRDRIVTLRGTVDSWAQKLEAQKTTLHVADARALVLELNVAPPENACADQELAIAITFALGWQEALRDHKIRVEVDHGCVTLDGEVDHAFQSRAAEAMVSRMIGVVGVANRIQVRTDHTVPDVGTRIAEALARRAQRESAGISIEATDGIVTLTGTVASLAERRAACGAAGSVRGVREVVDRLTVA
- a CDS encoding DUF2964 family protein; the encoded protein is MIRKQYRIVLATLSVFIALASLFGIVHGMLSDERVFRYSIVTLISSILAFVALLNPTPGDRP
- a CDS encoding ABC transporter permease, with the translated sequence MNGILKLAFKLLVNDSAKFTALTVGITFSVLLMIEMTSLFAGILNKSSASVINIGAKVWVMDPAVKTIANSIGMPDYVLDAVRSIDGVKYAVPLYSGAALVKLRSGTYQAVTVVGLDDASLLGRPTMLQGRIEDIYAENGFIAIDDTEFRKLEHPSVGTDFELNDHRGVIVGIAKVAASGLFGTPTLYTTYARAIRYIPSPRFTTSYILVEPKSDADIAHIKAVVKSLGYLAYTRDEFIAQIARFYKYETGLGTNIMLMTIISFIIGLSISGQTFYAFILENLDKFGALKAIGAKSRELVTMILFQATFTALTGYGIGVGLCVLMISLAKLQIPDYAALITFGNLSLAFGMVVVIATLSSYLGVRRVLRIEPFDIFRG
- a CDS encoding ABC transporter ATP-binding protein — translated: MTMSNIAIDARGVSKWFGDGEARTQALCDVSMQASFGEMLLIVGPSGSGKTTLLSVISGILRPESGSVSIDGVDLWAQPNDAIADFRLNRIGFVFQDYHLFPRLTTAENVAIPLILKRRPWDEAVKEALDYLDVVGLRNRAHLPPVKLSGGEQQRVAIARAIVSKPDLLILDEPTASLDGDTGRMIIDFVKHKVLSDTRCIVIVTHDARIFEYADRILRMEDGKLNGIDRRGAR
- a CDS encoding HlyD family secretion protein — translated: MKHRLVFAAALLGFLASLVAAWVYSRQEPPQPPVFKPAANPYVRGVYANGIVESEQPAGANVNVYPDVSGAVTRILVHDGDPVKAGDPLLTIDDSVQRATAAQLAAQADAAAALLDELKAQPRREVLDVAGAQTTAAQASLKLAQDQYDKQRRAYDIDPKAVSRDALDTAANAVRVAAANLDVTTRQYRLTKAGAWRYDVRNQEAQAIALRRAADAAAALLARYTLHAPADGTVLAMNAAVGSYLTSQGLYDTYTQGNAPVAVLGTPVDRLQVRCYIDEILIHQLPDLHALKAHMFVRGTSVEADLQFVRVQPYVTPKIELSDQRTERVDVRVLPVIFRIVPNRNVRLFPGQIVDVYVAGK
- a CDS encoding efflux transporter outer membrane subunit yields the protein MSTLQANNLARRGHALGHATGALAIATLLAGCMVGPDFVCPPAPRVARFVPTDEPGMASGAWTVGDHTQALSAGTTLTRDWWTRFGSRDIDSTVGDALTGSPTLDLAEATLRRSEHALRAGQGIFFPQADAQAGAARQRYAPLRTGQALPASIFNLFTLSATVSYTLDLWGGERRQVEALAADVDAQRQALAGAYLMLTANVVNTMIARAAYRDEAAATREMVGLLDEQIRLTHAQVTAGAAAYVAVLTLESQRASLEATLPALDQKRTQADDLLALLTGRYPVDWRTPDLSLNRIELPASLPDTAPSSLVRRRPDILQAEAQLHVASAQVGVATAALYPNVTLSASGGFDSIVAGKLFAPAGRAWSVGAGLTAPLFHGGTLWHQRRAAQDAYDEADASYRQVVLSALSQVADTLRALANDATALDAQARAMAAARDALKLTQAGYDAGIAGYVQLLVADVQYHQARIAWLQAVAQRLQDTVAFYVALGGGWGDAG
- a CDS encoding MBL fold metallo-hydrolase RNA specificity domain-containing protein, with protein sequence MKLTFLGATETVTGSKYLVEHGNRRVLVDCGLFQGTKNLRLRNWAPLPLAPDTLDAVVLTHAHIDHTGYLPVLVREGYRGPVYCTAATAELCDIMLRDSARLQEEEADFANRHGYSKHHPAQPLYTVDDAQRALRLLTPVAFDECTSLGGGLSFRLLPAGHILGAASVVMHWNHKVLAFSGDLGRYHDPIMHPPLPPAHADYLVVESTYGDRLHPVSDPESELASVFEKTFARGGVVVMPCFTVGRAQEILHYIARLKASGRMARVPVFLDSPMATDVTEIYRHHILEHRLTLSEANALGHAATMIRSVDQSKAIAEHQGPMVIIAGSGMATGGRVLHHLSRYAPDARNTIALVGYQAAGTRGAALAAHEPTLKIHGEYVRVRAQIESITTLSAHADYEEILKWLGTMQRAPVRTFITHGEPAAADALRRRISERLHWPCEVPTYAQRVDLDEVESGDMHEPVALSS
- a CDS encoding zinc-dependent alcohol dehydrogenase family protein, yielding MKALVYHGPGRKALERRPMPELQSPTDAIVRVTRTTICGTDLHILKGDVPTCEPGRILGHEGVGVVEQVGAAVDSLKPGDHVLISCITSCGRCEYCRRGLYSHCTTGGWILGHRIDGTQAEYVRIPHAQTSLYPLPAGADEDALVMLSDILPTGFECGVLNGKVQPGCTVAIVGAGPIGLAALLTAQFYSPAQVIMIDPDSNRLDIARRFGATECFDGLTGDPVAEVMKLTDGVGVDCAIEAVGIPATFEMCTSLVAPGGVVANVGVHGVKADLHLEKLWDRNISITTRLVDTVSTSMLLKTIRAGRLDPKRLITHRFSLDDVERAYDTFGRAAETHALKVIIEVG
- a CDS encoding bifunctional enoyl-CoA hydratase/phosphate acetyltransferase — encoded protein: MNGNMPPDTSDGACLPGLSPRADGELPSLIARACNASPLVIAVVHPCDVTSLGALAALSASPLGGLIEPLIVAPREKVLRMADEAGVDLARWMIEDVPHSHAAAARAVELAAAGHAGALMKGSLHTDELMGAVVAAESGLRTDKRMSHCFLIETRAYPRPFILTDAAVNIAPDLAQKAAITQNAVDVAHALGVACPRVAVLCAVETVNPAMRSTLDAAALAKMAERGQIAGAIVDGPLAFDNAISQRAALDKGIDSAVAGRADILVVPDIEAGNMLAKQLEYLGGAANAGIVVGARVPIVLTSRADSVAVRVASCALAVLLAQVRRASAPPACEGEAGTVGMRQL